A genome region from Stenotrophomonas maltophilia includes the following:
- a CDS encoding SecDF P1 head subdomain-containing protein, with amino-acid sequence MRTALPLLLGVALTLAGCMPGATPAVQTVERHAPRPGVDVRLSAVDADGKGTQAQWQGETLALREPPIAGSADIADVRYVLDEGQQPGLQIRYRPEAHQRIHDGTAALVGQRAAISVDGRVLMVATVKGPFGESMMLSGLPSIAEAQALAKHITGQ; translated from the coding sequence GTGAGAACGGCGCTTCCGCTGTTGCTGGGCGTGGCCTTGACCCTGGCCGGCTGCATGCCGGGCGCCACGCCCGCAGTGCAGACAGTCGAGCGCCATGCACCGCGCCCCGGTGTGGATGTGCGCCTGAGCGCGGTCGATGCGGATGGCAAGGGCACGCAAGCGCAGTGGCAGGGCGAGACCCTGGCGCTGCGCGAGCCGCCGATTGCCGGCAGCGCCGATATCGCCGATGTGCGCTACGTGCTGGACGAGGGCCAGCAGCCCGGCCTGCAGATCCGCTATCGACCCGAAGCGCACCAGCGCATCCACGATGGCACGGCAGCACTGGTGGGCCAGCGAGCAGCGATCAGTGTGGATGGCCGCGTGCTGATGGTGGCGACGGTGAAAGGCCCGTTCGGTGAATCGATGATGCTGAGCGGGCTGCCGAGCATTGCCGAGGCACAGGCGTTGGCGAAGCACATCACCGGTCAGTGA
- a CDS encoding chloride channel protein, translated as MTDLHRLRGRISALVLSEAWRRRAALWGGAVAVALVAILFAKASDAAFHLFQRITSHSPWWALLLTPGIFALLAWLTSGVLKPTRGSGIPQVIAALDKPDEPFRKTNLSPAVSAGKLLLTSLSLLGGASVGREGPTVHVGASLMYLFGRWFGFKDPRELSHFLLAGGAAGIAAAFNTPLAGIVFAIEELSGRFEHRFSGTLLTAVIVGGVVSLGLLGNYTYFGHVSARLPLGQGWLAILLCGVVAGLLGGLFARAVLASAAGRPRWLGQLRQRHPVLLAAGCGLVVVLLALVFGEGAFGTGYEQARSLVQGQAMVGHEFGLMKLLANLASYVAGIPGGLFSPALAVGAGLGHNLAVLMPGVDPRAFVLLGMCAYLTGVTQAPLTSAVISLELTDSGDLLLPILATVLIARGVSGLVCRVPIYRGLAELLMVPKAPPPEIEARKAGT; from the coding sequence ATGACCGATCTCCATCGTCTCCGCGGCCGCATCAGCGCGCTGGTCCTCAGCGAGGCCTGGCGCCGCCGCGCCGCGCTCTGGGGCGGTGCCGTGGCCGTGGCGCTGGTGGCGATCCTGTTCGCCAAGGCCAGCGATGCGGCCTTCCATCTGTTCCAGCGCATCACCTCGCACTCGCCGTGGTGGGCCCTGCTGCTCACGCCGGGCATCTTCGCGCTGCTGGCCTGGCTGACCTCCGGCGTGCTGAAACCCACGCGGGGCAGCGGCATTCCGCAGGTCATCGCTGCGTTGGACAAGCCCGATGAGCCATTCCGGAAGACCAATCTTTCGCCTGCGGTCTCAGCCGGCAAGCTGCTGCTGACCTCGTTGTCGCTGCTCGGTGGCGCGTCCGTTGGCCGCGAGGGCCCGACCGTGCACGTGGGTGCCAGCCTGATGTACCTGTTCGGCCGCTGGTTCGGCTTCAAGGATCCCCGCGAGCTCTCGCACTTCCTGTTGGCCGGTGGCGCTGCCGGTATTGCGGCGGCGTTCAACACGCCGCTGGCCGGCATCGTCTTCGCCATCGAGGAGCTCAGCGGCCGTTTCGAACATCGCTTCTCCGGCACCTTGTTGACCGCGGTGATCGTCGGTGGTGTGGTATCGCTCGGTCTGTTGGGCAACTACACCTATTTCGGCCATGTGAGCGCGCGTCTGCCGCTGGGCCAGGGCTGGCTGGCAATCCTGCTGTGCGGCGTGGTGGCGGGCCTGCTGGGAGGCCTGTTCGCGCGTGCGGTGCTGGCCAGTGCGGCGGGCCGTCCGCGCTGGCTCGGGCAACTGCGGCAGCGGCATCCGGTTCTGTTGGCCGCAGGCTGCGGCCTGGTGGTGGTTCTGCTCGCCCTGGTCTTCGGTGAAGGCGCGTTCGGCACCGGCTACGAACAGGCGCGCAGCCTGGTGCAGGGGCAGGCGATGGTCGGCCACGAGTTCGGGTTGATGAAGCTGCTGGCCAACCTCGCATCGTACGTGGCCGGTATTCCCGGAGGCTTGTTCTCGCCCGCGCTGGCGGTCGGCGCGGGACTGGGCCACAACCTCGCCGTGTTGATGCCCGGCGTGGATCCGCGCGCGTTCGTGCTGCTGGGCATGTGTGCGTACCTCACCGGCGTCACCCAGGCGCCACTGACCTCGGCGGTGATCTCGCTGGAGCTGACCGACAGTGGTGATCTGCTGCTGCCGATCCTGGCGACGGTGCTGATCGCGCGTGGCGTGTCCGGGCTGGTCTGCCGGGTGCCGATCTACCGTGGTCTGGCAGAGCTGTTGATGGTGCCGAAGGCGCCGCCGCCTGAGATTGAGGCCCGCAAGGCTGGCACCTAG
- a CDS encoding ComF family protein: MRTFCKVGALFAGSLRVLLPLRCLVCNEPGHDGLDLCDACLAHLPWAGRACLRCALPLPDNALIVCGTCRDEVPPQAATHASLLYLPPVDQLLVRYKFHQDLAAGRLLAQLMQRAPPPWSCAPLVPVPLHGRRLRQRGYNQAAELCRLLPMPVWQGLYRRRHTAPQSERTAEQRRENLFDAFAVRGPVPSRLTVVDDVMTTGSTVMEVAETLRLVGAGEVRVWVCARAP, from the coding sequence ATGCGCACTTTCTGCAAAGTCGGCGCCTTGTTTGCTGGCTCTCTTCGAGTTCTGCTGCCACTACGGTGCCTCGTCTGTAACGAACCCGGCCACGATGGACTCGATCTCTGCGATGCCTGCCTGGCCCATCTGCCCTGGGCCGGTCGTGCCTGCCTGCGCTGTGCACTGCCGTTGCCGGACAACGCCCTGATCGTCTGCGGTACATGCCGCGACGAGGTACCGCCGCAGGCCGCCACGCATGCCAGCCTGCTGTACCTTCCCCCCGTCGATCAGCTGTTGGTGCGCTACAAGTTCCACCAGGATCTGGCGGCCGGGCGCTTGCTTGCCCAGCTGATGCAGCGCGCACCACCGCCCTGGTCGTGCGCGCCGCTGGTGCCGGTGCCGCTGCATGGGCGGCGCCTGCGCCAGCGCGGCTACAACCAGGCCGCCGAACTGTGCCGGTTGCTGCCGATGCCCGTCTGGCAGGGGCTGTACCGGCGGCGGCATACCGCACCGCAGTCCGAACGCACGGCCGAACAGCGCAGGGAGAATCTGTTCGATGCGTTTGCTGTTCGTGGTCCGGTGCCCTCGCGGCTGACCGTGGTCGATGACGTGATGACCACCGGCAGCACGGTGATGGAGGTCGCCGAGACGCTGCGCCTGGTCGGCGCTGGGGAGGTGCGCGTGTGGGTCTGTGCGCGGGCGCCGTGA
- a CDS encoding HdeD family acid-resistance protein encodes MNSPLSPLLSAVGRSWWILLLYGLVALGFGIVAIGWPLSAAMALAWTLGVMAIIEGVISLFALINGGSGASRGWLALYALASLGFGILAVINPLATASVLVLFLAAWLLVAGIYRIVFAIRVRKQIQGEWLLILSGVLAVVLGLLFAANPYAGVAVTTLWIGIGSLLYGLLQVLVAFKLRKLK; translated from the coding sequence ATGAATTCCCCCTTGTCTCCCTTGTTATCGGCGGTTGGGCGCAGCTGGTGGATCCTGCTGTTGTACGGGCTCGTCGCACTGGGTTTCGGCATCGTTGCCATCGGCTGGCCGCTGTCCGCAGCGATGGCACTGGCCTGGACGCTGGGCGTGATGGCCATCATCGAGGGCGTCATCAGTCTGTTCGCATTGATCAATGGCGGCAGCGGCGCGTCCCGCGGCTGGCTGGCGCTGTACGCCCTCGCCTCGCTGGGCTTCGGTATCCTGGCGGTGATCAATCCGCTGGCCACCGCCAGCGTGCTGGTGCTGTTCCTGGCGGCGTGGCTGCTGGTGGCCGGCATCTATCGCATCGTGTTCGCGATCCGCGTGCGCAAGCAGATCCAGGGCGAATGGTTGCTGATCCTCAGCGGCGTGCTGGCCGTGGTGCTGGGCCTTTTGTTTGCGGCCAACCCGTATGCCGGCGTGGCGGTCACCACGCTGTGGATCGGTATCGGCAGCCTGCTGTACGGCCTGCTGCAGGTGCTGGTGGCATTCAAGCTGCGGAAGCTGAAGTGA